One part of the Vicia villosa cultivar HV-30 ecotype Madison, WI linkage group LG6, Vvil1.0, whole genome shotgun sequence genome encodes these proteins:
- the LOC131612005 gene encoding vestitone reductase-like yields MAEGKGRVCVTGGTGFLGSWIIKSLLENGYSVNTTVRADPEKKRDLSFLTNLPGASEKLKIFIADLAEPESFNEAIEGCVAIFHTAASVDFEEKEPEEIVTKRSIDGALGILKACKNSKTVKRVVYTSSASAVYCQSKEKEKDVMDESYWSDIDILRNHKPFGWAYSVSKTLAEKAVLEYGQQNGLDIVTIIPTIIVGPFICPKLPTSVYGTLPYLFGNTDSSPISRFHMVHVDDVAQAHIFLLEHPNPKGRYNCSPFLATVEEVVDIVSSKHPEFQIPKSKLLGGPKGLELPHLTSKKLTDAGFEFKHSIEEMFEDAIQSCKEKGFF; encoded by the exons ATGGCAGAAGGAAAAGGAAGAGTTTGTGTAACAGGAGGTACAGGTTTTCTTGGTTCATGGATCATCAAGAGTCTCCTTGAAAATGGTTACTCTGTTAATACCACTGTTAGAGCTGATCCAGAGAAAAAGAGAGATCTTAGCTTTCTCACAAATCTTCCCGGAGCATCCGAGAAACTAAAAATTTTCATCGCTGATCTTGCCGAACCAGAAAGTTTCAACGAGGCAATCGAAGGGTGCGTTGCAATATTCCACACCGCCGCTTCGGTTGATTTTGAAGAGAAAGAACCGGAAGAAATAGTGACAAAAAGAAGCATTGATGGAGCTTTGGGAATTCTAAAGGCATGCAAAAACTCTAAGACAGTGAAAAGAGTGGTTTACACTTCAAGTGCTTCTGCTGTTTACTGTcaaagcaaagaaaaagaaaaagatgttaTGGACGAAAGTTATTGGAGTGATATAGACATTCTTAGAAATCATAAACCATTTGGTTGGGCTTATTCAGTTTCTAAGACACTAGCTGAGAAAGCTGTTCTTGAATATGGACAACAAAATGGGTTGGATATTGTGACTATTATACCAACTATTATTGTTGGACCCTTCATTTGCCCTAAGCTTCCTACCTCTGTTTATGGTACACTGCCTTACTTATTCGGTAATACCGACAGCAGTCCAATATCTCGTTTCCATATGGTGCATGTTGATGATGTTGCACAAGCACATATATTCTTACTTGAACATCCTAATCCAAAAGGGAGATACAATTGTTCACCATTCCTTGCAACTGTCGAGGAAGTAGTTGACATTGTTTCTTCAAAGCATCCTGAATTTCAAATTCCAAAGTCTAA ATTGCTTGGGGGACCTAAAGGTCTTGAGCTTCCACATTTAACATCAAAGAAACTCACCGATGCTGGATTTGAGTTCAAGCATAGTATTGAGGAAATGTTTGAGGATGCGATTCAAAGTTGCAAGGAAAAGGGTTTTTTTTGA